A stretch of the Caldalkalibacillus salinus genome encodes the following:
- a CDS encoding aminopeptidase: MIKGIYELVSEEQLIKYAELAVRAGVNVQKNQLVIIHSDIKNATFARLIQTAAYEVGASNVVMDWTDEQSTKEFYLNAADDAIDHFPNWQYARFKEWDDAGAAYIHIISENLDAFKDVSTERMSRFQKASRTKLKDYYAKIRSHEVRWCLLAVPSFTWATKVFPHLSKEEALQSLWQLILRGARADGKNPIKDWENHDRAFESRKKFLNDSQFEALHFTNSRGTDLLVGMPKNHLFIGGGVIDKKGIPFFPNIPTEEIFSAPHKNEVNGKLVATKPLIYGGSVIDDFYLTFKDGRITAYYAATGQEALQSLIETEEGSHYLGEIALVSNNSPLSQADTLFYNTLFDENTACHIGIGNASPSNLQNGSNLSVKELKEAGLNTSLLLVNVAFGTDDMKVVGIKEGGTEVLLMKDGDFQF, encoded by the coding sequence ATGATTAAAGGGATATATGAGCTTGTTAGCGAAGAACAGTTGATAAAGTATGCAGAGCTTGCAGTACGAGCTGGTGTAAATGTGCAAAAGAATCAATTAGTGATTATTCATAGTGACATAAAAAATGCAACGTTTGCACGTCTAATCCAAACAGCAGCCTATGAGGTGGGGGCTTCAAATGTAGTTATGGATTGGACAGATGAACAGTCTACCAAAGAATTTTATTTAAATGCAGCAGATGATGCCATCGATCACTTTCCCAACTGGCAGTACGCTCGCTTTAAGGAGTGGGACGATGCGGGTGCTGCTTACATCCATATTATTTCTGAAAACTTAGATGCCTTTAAGGATGTTTCCACAGAACGGATGAGCCGCTTCCAAAAGGCCTCTCGCACCAAATTGAAGGATTATTACGCAAAGATTAGATCCCACGAGGTACGCTGGTGTCTTCTAGCTGTTCCGTCCTTCACATGGGCAACTAAAGTATTTCCTCACTTAAGTAAAGAAGAAGCCCTGCAATCGTTATGGCAATTAATCTTACGTGGAGCTCGGGCAGACGGAAAAAATCCTATAAAAGACTGGGAAAATCATGACAGAGCCTTCGAGTCCCGAAAAAAGTTTCTAAACGACAGCCAGTTTGAAGCCCTGCATTTTACAAATAGCCGAGGAACTGATTTATTAGTCGGCATGCCTAAAAACCACCTCTTTATCGGAGGGGGTGTTATAGATAAAAAGGGAATACCGTTCTTTCCGAACATTCCCACGGAGGAAATATTTTCTGCTCCTCATAAAAATGAGGTAAATGGCAAACTAGTAGCCACTAAACCGCTTATCTATGGGGGAAGTGTCATCGATGATTTTTACCTAACCTTTAAAGATGGACGGATTACTGCCTATTATGCCGCCACTGGGCAAGAAGCGTTACAAAGTCTCATCGAAACAGAGGAAGGTTCACATTATTTAGGTGAAATTGCTTTGGTCTCTAACAATTCTCCTCTTTCTCAGGCGGATACTCTCTTTTACAACACCTTGTTTGATGAAAATACGGCCTGCCATATTGGAATCGGAAACGCCTCCCCTTCCAACCTTCAAAATGGCAGCAACCTATCGGTGAAAGAGTTGAAGGAAGCAGGACTTAATACTTCCCTCCTGTTAGTCAATGTGGCCTTTGGTACCGATGATATGAAAGTAGTGGGTATTAAAGAAGGTGGAACTGAAGTCCTACTAATGAAAGATGGAGATTTCCAATTCTAA
- a CDS encoding SAP domain-containing protein, with protein sequence MINRKEFSPGMSVEEFDQHYWYKEELKQICMKHSLSSHGTKAELQEKIRQYLSGEVVIDKRKKHSNVRKSAHNHEITLHTRLIPEGFKFNDQAREFFMEYYHVSKFSFTKDMAAALRDAEKRGDLEMTVADLIKVYEESKLRKKTKKAIDSAEEKTYQWNNFVREFNQDPRSKNMKNKMKVAALLWRYVKNNPGSKEYRHDLLQRFEKDVKKITSVHE encoded by the coding sequence ATGATTAATCGAAAAGAGTTTAGCCCAGGAATGTCTGTTGAAGAGTTTGATCAACATTATTGGTACAAAGAGGAACTGAAGCAAATCTGTATGAAACATAGTCTCTCTTCACACGGAACAAAGGCTGAACTACAAGAGAAAATAAGACAATATTTATCTGGGGAAGTCGTCATTGATAAGCGCAAAAAACATTCAAATGTAAGAAAAAGCGCCCATAATCATGAAATCACTTTACATACCCGACTGATTCCTGAGGGATTTAAATTTAATGATCAAGCGAGAGAATTTTTTATGGAGTACTATCATGTTTCGAAATTTTCCTTTACGAAGGATATGGCGGCAGCACTAAGAGACGCTGAAAAACGTGGGGATCTTGAAATGACGGTGGCGGACTTAATAAAAGTATACGAAGAGAGCAAACTTAGAAAAAAAACAAAAAAAGCGATAGATTCAGCGGAAGAGAAAACGTATCAGTGGAACAATTTTGTGCGTGAATTTAATCAAGACCCGAGAAGCAAGAACATGAAGAACAAAATGAAGGTTGCTGCTCTCCTTTGGCGCTATGTCAAAAACAATCCTGGATCTAAGGAGTATCGCCACGACTTACTCCAACGATTTGAAAAGGATGTTAAGAAAATAACAAGTGTCCACGAATAA